The Musa acuminata AAA Group cultivar baxijiao chromosome BXJ3-6, Cavendish_Baxijiao_AAA, whole genome shotgun sequence region AACCTCTTCtcttgaattattattttcagcaaataaatttaatttcaatCATATCAGTTGATAAAATACCAATCTGACCAAGGAAAGGTCATCACTTGCATATTGATAGTATACCAGtgtaccagtctatccagttactaAATCCAGTATCAAACTGAAATTTAAATACTTGATTTTGGGTGTTTTCATAATACATTTATGGAGGGTGATGAGTGTCTAAGTCATAGAAACAACCACTATACTCCAAATTTTCAATGTTGCTCCTAGTCCTTGAAACAACATCAATCATTCACGATAGCAGAAATTTCAGTCCATGACAACATATTATATTGCTTTCAAGCCTATCAGATTCCAGAATGGCGAAGTCCTAGGTGGCAAGTTCTCATTTGTGAAGTCAAACACTTAGTGCATGCAAGTCAAAGACACTTAGGGAAAGAAATTTTTGCATTAGATTGCAGAGTAATTCAATCAACCATTAAACTTGTACCTTGATGAACTACAAAAGAGCAAAAGTTGTACCTTGATGGAAGTAACCTTTTCTGGAGTAAGGCGATCATTACGGTCACCCAAGCCCAAATTACCATAACGACCCCAGCCCCATCCATAGAGGTCACCATCTTCTGTAACTGCTGCAGTATGTTCAGCACCCGCAGCAATCATTTTGACACAAATTCCCTGACAAGTACCCAAATAAAGTCACTTGAGAACAGAATATCCATAAAGGAACATCATCACCTCCAAGAACTTCGAATAAGAAACCACAATCCAGAAAAGTATTTTAACAATGACATACAACGTGTGTATAATATAACATTGTGATATAGAAATATGTTGATGGTGGTTAAATTTAACTCCAAGGCACCAGAATGAAGCACAACATGACAAAAATAATTGGAGGCTTTATCTATCATGCTACAAGAAAATAAAGAATTTGAGAATAGACATCAACCCTCCCTTAAGTTTTACTCGATCACAAAAGATCTAGATAACAAGAGAATTTTCCATGAACTAGCCTTTCAAGAAGACAACCTTATTTCCAACTCAGTTTATCTCCATGCAGCAAGCAAGTAGTTCCCAGGGTATCTAGATAGATGTATTCGAAACAGCAGCTCAATCGAGAACAACTAAAACATTATTCTTGAAAAGCTATCATGCAatgaaaatacattttttagtgAAAGAGGAAATACATAATCACTCGCATAACCCAGAAATCTTCAGTTTTATTCACAGAAAATACATAAAATTGTGTTTCAAGGAAGTGGCTTGATAAAGTTATAATGAAGTTGTTAACAATAATCTTAAAAAGTGTATAGAACATTTTCTGCCACTCTAACAACTTAAGTTTCAAAGAACATATTAAAGCTTCATGGACTGACTTGTCCCAGGAGAGAAAAGTGAGGCAATTTTTGCAGCTAAGATTCGAGCATGTAAACATATTTACATCTTAAAATAAGAAGCACATATATCTTAATGTACCTGAAAagcttgaatcttttgtggtacaAGAGAGTCATCTGTTGTGCCAAGACCTAGTTGTCCATTTTGATTACGTCCCCAACTGAAACAAAAACAGTTTattattcatataaagaaaaaaagaaaaataaattatcaaaaagAGAGAGGTTGCCAAGGCATCAAGCAATTTGGTGGATGGGCGATTAAAATCCTGGTTTTCAGGCTTAGCTAATTAAGGTTTGCATGGTAATTCTCAAATAGATTGATCATAGGGATGTCATTAGGCTTGATTAGTAACTCATTTATGAAAATATGACTTTGTTAGGAGAGTACACAAGACTGTAAAATTTAACGGTTGGCCAATAGGTATCATGAGATCATGTGACTGTTGATCTCTATGACCTTATAACTTATGCAATTTGGCCATTGCAATCACTTCTATGAATAGATTATTAGAGAAAAACCAAAAGTGTGACGTGTTTATGCTTCACTAGAAGAATCGAGTGTTATCCATTTGTCAATGACATATCGTATTGTGTGATCCAAGGATTAAAATATCATATCGTACTGGAGTTTTAACATTCGCTCGATATGGTAtagtactgtataccgagcggtataccattcggtataccgctcgatatatatatatatatatatagtaaaaaaaattcgacgtcgcctctcttcgccCTACGCGAGGCAACGTtgccattttttttttactttatatatatatatatatatatatatatatatgtttatatataaaagtaaaaaaaatggtGTGAGGCGAcgtcacctatatatatatatatatatatatatatatatatatatagaggcgacatcacacttatatatatataaaatatcgcCTGGTATCGGTAGTGGGCGGTCCGTGTGCCGGTCTGCTGATgaactggtatgtaccgcccggtacaagcgatattattcaaaattgaagaccttggtGTGATCATTCCTTGATAcctctgtaaattgtttgattcAACATGAATTTTGTTGATCATGTAGTAAAAATGGGTTGGACTTTAAACTTTTGGCTTTATCTATCTCATATTTGAAGAAAGGTGTTAGAAACCATAAATACTTATGTCTCACTTTTTTTGCAAGCAATGAAAGTATGACCTATTAATTGTGAAAACTTTTAAAGGAACATAAATTTTCATGTATGCAATCTACTAAATTTTTGTCTAATAATCTTGATATTTATTTCAGTTTCACTTCAAGAGAACAATTATTTTCAGAATCAGTTAATGTAGCCTTAATCgagtcttttcttttctttctcgaaAGATAAAAAGTATAAGTTGAGTATTTTTAGCATGTGTAAAATTAATGTTTTAATCGATGCTTGGGGCTAACCTGATATACGAAAGAGATAAAAAGAAGAGTATATTTTTGTGCCTAAAAGTTCTTTTACTTTTCGTGAACTTTATTTAATAAATGATGCGATCAGTTACCCTGTATCTAGTCAATTGGAATAAACCTGAAGACTTGTACTCAAAAGATGTGGCGGTAAcaattttaacaagaaaattagaTGTCAATTTTCAAGCACCTCCTAGGTTTCATCTCCATGCTTAGCTGGTTACTTGCATCCTAATATAAATTACATGATTTTAGATGCAACTTCTAACCAGACAATCTAACTCGCCTGCATATATTTTGTACAGGCATAATAGATGTATTAGCATTCTggtaaaaaaaaatgtaaataaaTATATTCATTAGTTAACTACTATGTTGTTGGGGGCTCCTAGTTTAACAAAGGAAAAGTATTGTTGAGGACTGATTTGAATTTCTTATGTCACACTGCCACAGACAAGATAATTGGTTACCTTCCCCATGGTCCTTCGAGATAATTCCAAGAATCTTGAAATTTTGCATAATCATTTTAAAAGAAACCAACAAGATAAAGGATAACAAATAGAATGCCAACAGTCAACATGTTGTAAATAGCCAAAGctcaaagaagagaagaaatgatTAGTTTAACGAAACAAAATGCCACGAGACCCTCAAGATCAATTTAGTAACTAAGACTTGCCTTTGCACTTCCCCATTCATAGTCACAGCCAAGCAATGGCTATCCCCACAAGCAATTTGTTTAATCTTCAAGCGCTGCAGCGCCTTGATTGGCTGCGGAGTGAACACATCACTAGAGTTTCCATGGCCTAACCTTCCAAAGTCACCCCTGTATTGTGAAGTCATTGATAATAATGTCATCATATAAGAATCACTGTTAATGGATCTGCATTGCCTCAAAAGCAGTTGAAATCAGACTGCAAAGCGATTTTCCAAGAACATATCATGACAAAAGCCAATGTTCCCTGGCTTTGTTTAATATTGTCAATGAATGGTCTAACGCCAGCATGATGGTAAAAAAAAAGCTTCTCTCTTATTCTCTGCTGGCAAATATCCAGGTTTATCTATTCAAGGAATCAGGTTCCAAAATCATTGCTATTTCATTTTTTTGTCATCAAACAACAAAACTTATATCaaaatatagattggatcaaatcacTAGTACAAATTTCCACAACCAATGTAATCATGTTTTCAATTCAATTAAGAATTAGATAGCATCTTGACTTCAGAGCTAAATCTTTTATAACTACACATTGGACCATGGATAAGAATGTTGCTGGCAAAATCACCATAGGATTTTTCCAATACATATCATAAATAAGTTTGCAAAAACAACAAATATGCTCGGGCACACATCTAATAAACAAGGAAGGAACAAAGACATGAATCAAGTTCAGAGTCTTAAAATAAGTATGGTGATTAGCATGGGGAAAAATAATTCATCAGCCATACAAACTTAAACCATAGCATATCTTTAAGATTGCACGATGCTAATACTTGCAGGATCTTTAGATGATTAGAATCATGCGCTTTGAATTTCTCCAAGGTATTGATCTTTCTTGACAAAAATCCTTGGTTGAAGAATAGCTTTTATAAATATTCGCTCACAAAACTGTTGCTAGAAATGGAATCACTCTTTCACTATCTAAATGCTCTCTCAAGACTTTCAAATTTGAAGAAATTCAACGGATGCAACCAAAATGTCACACCCTTTGGATGTGGGTGAAAATTTAATATTACACCCAGTATAGCATGCATATGGCATATTATGCATTTTCTGCAGATGGCACGTGGCTAACATTGCATTAGACAATTTACTCAAGTGACTATAGTTAGTTTGAGGAATATGGCAAGACTGAATAATTGGCATTGGAACAAAGCATAAAAAGACCCCATTCAGCAAAACAAATGAAGAAGTGAAATGGCATAACCAGATGGGGAGAAAACATACCATCCCCAACTATACACTTGCTCGTCTGATTCAGAATAAGCTGTTGTATGGTCAGCTCCACAAGTAACAGAAACAATGCTTCGGCTGTCCAATGCACATAGTAACGTCGGAAGAAGTCTGTCTTCAGCATCTCCATGGCCCAACTGCCCATCTTCACCCCTTCCCCAGGAGCAGATATCACTGCCAGCTGCAAGAAGCTAGCAAACAGTTAAGAGAGCATTACCGCCACTCTTACATCCAAATTACTGAGACATGGGAACTCCAGAATACTGCAAACTGATTTGTTGTCCAAACTGGCTATCCAACCGAAGCCGTAATGCCTATTGTTGGTATGCACAATGAAAGCTTGCTAGATTTATCAGTCATTTGCCGGGAACATGGAACTTTCAGGGATTTCAGTGGTACAACGGAGTGAATGgagtaaaaatatttagtaatatatGCATAAGTTTCAAGTATTGAGAAAAAAGAAGATAATCAAGAAGAGGGTTTTGCCATCTACGCCAACGATTATAGTCTGCTATCAAAGAAGTGATCAAGAAGAGGGTTTTGCCAATTGAAGCGTCTCACTACATGCATTCAGTGGAGCCAAGCGATTCGATCGATCCAAAGGCAGAGTCTCTGAACGGCCCTTTATCCAGATCGAGAAACGAGATTTCTAACTCACAGAGCAGCGCAACGGAGTGGCTGGCGCCGGCAGAGATGAGGAGGACCTCGCGATCCGGCGCGGCGGCGTCTGCTCCGCTTCCTTCCTCCGCCATCAGCACTCCCTTGTCTCTACGTCGCCCTCTCCCTCTCACACTCCCGCCTTAAAATAACACTCTTTGTGCCGGGATTTGACCTTCCTCCCACCAACGTGTTCTTCAAAACAGGGGTATGGCTAGGATGGGTGAAGTACCACCGCCGCTctcctccatcatcatcatcatagtgATTGGTTGGCTGCATAGCCCAGCATTTAATATGGTGAGCCGACGGGTCTTTCCTTGCCGCCCACAAGTCCACGGGCGTCCCTCTCCGACACACCTCCgcccctccctctccctctctagtTGCGGTAAGAAAGTTGATTGGGTGAATGCCATAAACCCATTTCAGTCCACGAACGAATAGGATTTTGATTGATAATGTGACGTATCATGGACCAGACTGATATCAAACTATGGTGATCCAGATACTAAGGTTTGAGCTGTCCTCTCCGGTCTTGATGACAATAAAGTGGTCGTTTTCATGTGTCTGTGCCATATTTGTCGCATTTAAATGCAGCCTCTAGTTTATTGTGGGTCCGAAGTGAGGTAAGCAGGAACATGTGGTCTCTCATTGATTGACATAATAGCCACCGCAAGTCTGCAATGAATGCCACTTTTAAATGATacgaaaaaaaggtaaaaaaatcaCGTTAATATGGGTAGTAAATTGTTGTGGGAAACaaattgagccgtggcctcggggcgacgtggctcggttcgggttcggacgacggggatctccctggggcgttcctcgagcccgctgaaacggtcgggtgcggtgtccaagggacggtgtagccgtctcctccgggcaggaactcctcgcctgcgcgtccggaggggaccttcggctgcacacctacacaaaggtcgggctgaggcgctcggcccgacccctccgacgatcaagttagcagatgtggagggggtttcagatgaagaagtgtttttgtgtgtctgtccctctcctccctttctaatgaacgagagggtatttatagggaagcatactgcttcctgagttgctcgcttgcagggggcaggctggtagcgtctgactttgtgttggcgtggcgtgaagaattgagctttgacAGGATGTTAATacgcctcggtcggcgttccggtctgcattgaccaggtgctgttgcgtgaggcgtcatctgacgtcagccaagtcttatcataattattatcctcatcatattccccccccccccccgaaggaaGTCATGCTGTAAAAGgggggggtccgaggcatggcttcgacTTTGAGAAACTGTCCCAGCCGGGCGCCTTGCCGTAAGTGTGAGAATCGTGGAGTTTAGCAAATAAGAAGGGTTGGATGTGCAACGGTGACCCAGGTAGCGTGCGGCCGACGAGCACACTTAGTAGGGCAGGCCGACGCATGGTGTgacctcggggagcatggagccgaggaggacGAAGCAGGCGGActagccgcgtaggtgtggtctcagggagcatggggctgaggaggacgacgcaggcgggctagccgcgcaggtgtgtctcgggaagcatggggtcgaggagcacgacgcaggcgggctggccgcgcaggtgtgtctcagggagcatggggccgaggagcacgacacaggcgggctggccgcgcaggtgtgtctcggggagcatggggccgaggagccgaggagcacgacgtaggcggactggccgcgtaggtgtgtctcggggagcatggggccgaggagcacgacgcaggcaggctggccgcgtaggtgtgtctcgggaagcatggggtcgaggagccgaggagcacgacgcaggcgggctggccgcgcaggtgtgtctcgggaagaatggggccgaggagcaccaacgcaggcgggctggtcgcgcaggtgtgtctcggggagcatggggccgaggagccgaggagcacgacgcagg contains the following coding sequences:
- the LOC135639885 gene encoding ultraviolet-B receptor UVR8-like gives rise to the protein MAEEGSGADAAAPDREVLLISAGASHSVALLSGSDICSWGRGEDGQLGHGDAEDRLLPTLLCALDSRSIVSVTCGADHTTAYSESDEQVYSWGWGDFGRLGHGNSSDVFTPQPIKALQRLKIKQIACGDSHCLAVTMNGEVQSWGRNQNGQLGLGTTDDSLVPQKIQAFQGICVKMIAAGAEHTAAVTEDGDLYGWGWGRYGNLGLGDRNDRLTPEKVTSIKGENMVLVACGWRHTIAVSSSGNLYTYGWSKYGQLGHGDFEDHLSPHLLEALKDSCISQISGGWRHTMALTSDGRLYGWGWNKFGQLGVGDNDDHCSPVQVKLPEEQKVKQISCGWRHTLALTERGNVFSWGRGTSGQLGHGDILDRNTPKMIEVISKDGLGCKQIESSKVAPSSGKIWVSPSERYAIVPDETAAKPSTRGNGNDTSVPETDVKRMRV